In a genomic window of Syntrophorhabdaceae bacterium:
- a CDS encoding PfkB family carbohydrate kinase: protein MKREHREKDTLSEVIGRFEGKKICVVGDIIADVYIFGKPYRLSREAPVVVVKFEESKVYPGSAGNTISNLLALGAHVYPLGFIGNDNAGKKLMQYFSQHKNIDINGFIRHDGETVTKTRILAGDTHTSKQQVIRIDKDSNRPVSPSEKTILMKKLKAIASLADAFIVSDYGHGTIDKDIIDFMRNTAKRKVVVGDSRYGLEELKGFTIITPNESEAYHLSNLDADHDINTVGKKIMGRMKLKALLITRGNKG, encoded by the coding sequence TTGAAAAGAGAACATAGAGAGAAGGACACGTTGAGCGAAGTTATAGGGCGTTTCGAGGGAAAAAAGATTTGCGTGGTGGGCGATATCATCGCCGATGTATACATCTTCGGAAAGCCATACAGGCTCTCGCGAGAGGCGCCGGTGGTTGTTGTGAAGTTTGAAGAATCAAAGGTATACCCGGGCAGCGCGGGCAACACGATCAGTAACCTTCTCGCCCTTGGGGCACACGTCTATCCTCTGGGTTTTATAGGAAACGATAATGCGGGCAAGAAGCTCATGCAATACTTTTCTCAGCATAAAAATATTGATATCAATGGATTCATCAGGCATGACGGCGAGACAGTAACAAAGACCAGGATCCTTGCCGGCGATACCCATACATCGAAACAACAGGTGATACGGATCGACAAAGACAGCAACAGGCCGGTATCCCCGTCAGAAAAAACGATACTCATGAAAAAACTGAAAGCAATAGCTTCCCTCGCTGACGCCTTCATTGTCTCAGATTACGGCCATGGAACAATTGACAAAGACATTATCGATTTTATGAGAAACACGGCGAAAAGGAAGGTTGTTGTCGGTGATTCACGGTACGGACTGGAGGAGCTCAAGGGTTTTACGATCATTACACCCAATGAATCGGAGGCATACCATCTGAGTAATCTCGATGCAGATCATGACATAAACACAGTGGGAAAGAAGATCATGGGGCGGATGAAATTAAAGGCCCTTCTCATAACCCGCGGCAACAAAGG
- a CDS encoding adenylyltransferase/cytidyltransferase family protein, with translation EKQKGKKVVFGNGCFDILHVGHIRYLKGAKAIGDILIVAVNDDSSVTGLGKRKKVVTPVKERAEIIAAIDCVDYVIIFSDPTVENLLRTLQPHVHAKGTDYTEENVPERAIVQSYGGKVAIVGDPKDHSTRDLIKTIKELS, from the coding sequence GGAGAAACAAAAAGGAAAGAAGGTCGTCTTCGGGAACGGGTGCTTCGACATCCTTCACGTGGGGCATATCCGGTATCTGAAAGGGGCGAAGGCGATTGGGGACATTCTTATCGTTGCCGTCAATGACGATTCGTCGGTTACGGGCCTGGGGAAAAGGAAGAAGGTGGTGACACCGGTAAAGGAACGGGCGGAGATTATCGCAGCGATCGATTGCGTTGACTATGTGATCATATTCAGCGATCCTACCGTTGAAAACCTTCTCCGCACATTACAGCCCCACGTCCATGCAAAGGGGACGGATTACACTGAAGAGAATGTCCCGGAAAGGGCCATCGTTCAGTCCTACGGCGGGAAGGTGGCCATCGTCGGCGATCCGAAAGACCATTCAACAAGGGACCTTATCAAAACCATCAAAGAACTTTCTTAG
- a CDS encoding NAD+ synthase: MDELRIAIGQVNCVVGNIKGNCARIVEYIEKASALRVDIVTFPELAITGYPPEDLLLKGSFIDENLKALGGLTEAVGDIAVVVGFVNRQGGHLYNAAAVIYKRKIKGIYHKTLLPNYGVFDEKRYFEQGSKPLVFRYGEVIFGVSICEDIWHREGPSGIMARTGAALICNINASPYHAGKINVRAEISKNRVRENGVFISYANMVGGQDELVFDGQSFVMDKKGRIIAKADAFREDLLVLDIPLKELRQKTKGSPRARTGNFAQVVTIRDKVLPGGRPRLSSPERKPLEPVAEVYEALKLGLHDYVVKNGFQKTVIGLSGGIDSSIVAALAVDSLGSDNVIGVFMPFRYTSKESGVDTKELVKNLGIRLLTIPIHAIYQAYLSTLQPAFSGFQEDITEENIQARIRGNLLMALSNKFGWLVLTTGNKSEMSVGYATLYGDMAGGFAVIKDVPKTLVYRLSQYRNSLGRVIPARVLTKEPTAELKPDQRDRDTLPPYEHLDPVLKDYIEEDGDLNTITSRELSRAAVKKVLHMVEVSEYKRRQSPPGIKITPKAFGKDRRMPITNQYRGK; the protein is encoded by the coding sequence ATGGATGAACTGAGAATAGCTATCGGACAGGTTAACTGCGTTGTCGGCAATATAAAAGGCAACTGCGCCAGGATTGTTGAATACATAGAAAAGGCAAGCGCCCTGAGGGTTGATATTGTCACATTCCCCGAGCTTGCGATCACCGGCTATCCACCAGAGGACCTCCTCCTGAAAGGGAGTTTTATTGATGAAAACCTCAAGGCATTGGGCGGATTGACAGAGGCTGTCGGCGATATCGCAGTAGTAGTCGGCTTCGTCAACAGGCAGGGGGGACATCTCTACAACGCCGCGGCCGTTATCTACAAACGGAAGATAAAAGGCATCTACCATAAAACACTCCTGCCCAATTATGGTGTTTTTGACGAAAAACGGTATTTTGAGCAAGGGAGCAAGCCTTTGGTATTCAGATACGGTGAGGTCATCTTCGGTGTAAGCATCTGTGAAGATATCTGGCACAGGGAAGGGCCATCAGGAATAATGGCCCGGACAGGGGCTGCGTTGATATGCAACATCAATGCCTCTCCGTACCATGCAGGGAAGATCAATGTCCGTGCCGAGATCTCGAAAAACCGTGTGCGGGAAAACGGCGTTTTCATCTCCTATGCGAACATGGTAGGCGGACAGGACGAACTGGTGTTCGACGGACAGAGTTTTGTAATGGATAAAAAGGGTCGGATCATAGCCAAGGCAGATGCCTTCCGCGAGGACCTGCTCGTGCTGGATATACCGCTCAAGGAGCTTAGACAAAAGACAAAAGGATCACCGCGGGCACGTACCGGTAATTTTGCGCAAGTCGTCACTATCCGGGACAAGGTGTTGCCAGGGGGAAGGCCACGCCTGTCATCGCCCGAAAGGAAGCCATTGGAACCGGTTGCTGAGGTCTATGAAGCCCTGAAGCTGGGCCTCCACGATTATGTAGTAAAGAATGGTTTTCAAAAGACCGTGATCGGTCTCTCCGGCGGCATCGATTCTTCCATCGTAGCCGCCCTGGCAGTCGATAGTCTTGGCAGCGACAACGTCATCGGTGTATTCATGCCGTTCCGTTATACATCAAAAGAATCCGGGGTTGATACAAAGGAGCTGGTAAAAAACCTCGGTATCAGGCTGCTTACCATTCCCATACATGCTATCTACCAGGCGTATCTCTCCACGTTGCAGCCGGCATTTTCAGGTTTTCAGGAAGATATTACCGAAGAAAATATTCAGGCGCGAATTCGCGGAAATCTCCTGATGGCCCTCTCGAACAAATTTGGCTGGCTCGTTTTGACTACCGGGAACAAGTCGGAAATGAGCGTGGGGTATGCAACGCTCTACGGGGATATGGCCGGTGGTTTCGCTGTGATCAAGGATGTGCCGAAAACTCTGGTCTATCGATTGTCTCAATACAGAAATTCTCTGGGCCGTGTTATACCTGCGAGGGTTTTAACCAAAGAACCTACGGCGGAATTGAAACCGGACCAAAGAGACAGGGATACGCTGCCGCCATACGAGCACCTCGATCCTGTACTGAAGGATTACATCGAAGAGGACGGGGATCTCAATACAATCACTTCACGTGAACTATCACGGGCAGCAGTGAAAAAGGTATTGCACATGGTTGAAGTAAGTGAATATAAACGACGTCAGTCTCCTCCGGGCATTAAGATCACGCCGAAGGCATTCGGTAAAGACAGGAGAATGCCCATAACAAATCAGTACCGGGGAAAATGA
- a CDS encoding radical SAM protein: protein MKYEGAIYRPPSEADSLILQVTIGCSHNKCTFCGSFKDKKFRVRSFEEVKEDVEEAKQFARYIRKVFIADGDALIIPQKRLVPIIQLIKDSFPRLERIGIYGNTKSILKKSVEELKTLKGLGVGIIYLGVESGDQVTLDRVCKGTVLDKTAEASRRVKDAGIILSVTVLLGLGGVERSRIHAEETGKFLSRIEPDYAGALSVIVVPGTPLAEEVKKGTFKVPDPYMLLEELATMIKNTNVTHTYFASNHASNYLPVKAWLPEEKEKTLKAIEHVLEKRDPSLLRPEFMRAL, encoded by the coding sequence ATGAAATACGAAGGAGCAATTTACAGGCCGCCAAGCGAGGCGGACAGTTTGATATTACAGGTAACGATCGGCTGTTCTCACAATAAATGTACATTCTGCGGTTCTTTTAAAGATAAGAAATTCAGGGTCAGATCCTTTGAAGAGGTCAAAGAGGACGTTGAAGAGGCAAAGCAGTTTGCCCGTTATATACGGAAGGTCTTTATCGCCGACGGCGATGCGCTCATCATCCCGCAGAAAAGACTTGTCCCGATCATTCAGCTTATAAAAGATTCCTTCCCGCGCCTTGAGAGGATCGGCATCTACGGAAACACAAAATCGATCCTCAAAAAATCCGTTGAGGAATTAAAAACCTTAAAAGGGCTTGGTGTTGGGATTATATATCTGGGTGTAGAATCTGGCGACCAGGTTACCCTCGACAGGGTCTGCAAAGGAACGGTCCTCGACAAGACAGCGGAGGCATCCCGGAGGGTGAAGGACGCCGGCATTATCCTCTCCGTCACGGTCCTTCTCGGCCTGGGAGGGGTTGAGAGGAGCCGGATCCACGCTGAAGAGACGGGGAAATTCTTAAGCAGGATAGAACCCGACTACGCCGGGGCCCTGAGCGTTATCGTCGTCCCGGGCACTCCACTGGCCGAAGAGGTAAAGAAAGGCACATTCAAGGTTCCCGATCCGTACATGCTCCTGGAGGAACTGGCAACTATGATCAAAAACACCAATGTCACCCATACATACTTTGCCTCAAACCATGCCTCTAATTATCTCCCCGTGAAGGCATGGCTTCCGGAAGAAAAAGAGAAGACATTGAAGGCAATAGAGCACGTCCTTGAAAAGAGAGATCCGTCCCTTCTGAGGCCGGAATTTATGAGAGCTCTTTAG
- a CDS encoding glycosyltransferase family 9 protein, protein MPAVKAIRDHFPDARITWLVEGPVGELLSCQTFIDKVIQFPRGRLQDGLKAGNPFGVAREMKSFLARLRKDHYDCIIDFHGIIKSALIAAFARGDRKIGFNAMHAKEKSHLFYGERVHGTDRRMHKVDKNMLMARYLGAGDTVPEVILKAPDSAYVYIDTFFQQTGARSPVFAMNPFSSKGTGFKRWPIERYSRLIVRVKDYMGAQTLILWGPGEKEEAERLKAMAGESAFLACPTNIPQLYALLEKVDMYVGGDTGVMHLASAAQTPVVAIFGPTDVKVNAPYGLNNI, encoded by the coding sequence ATGCCTGCTGTAAAGGCCATAAGAGACCATTTTCCCGATGCGCGTATTACATGGCTTGTTGAAGGACCCGTTGGCGAGCTGCTTTCCTGCCAGACATTCATCGATAAGGTGATACAGTTTCCGAGGGGTCGCCTTCAGGATGGACTAAAGGCCGGGAACCCCTTCGGCGTCGCCCGTGAGATGAAAAGTTTTCTCGCGCGCCTGAGAAAGGACCACTATGATTGCATCATTGACTTTCACGGTATCATCAAGAGCGCGCTGATCGCTGCGTTCGCGCGGGGAGACAGGAAGATCGGCTTTAACGCCATGCATGCCAAGGAGAAGAGTCACCTCTTTTACGGGGAGCGCGTCCACGGCACAGACAGGAGAATGCACAAAGTGGACAAGAACATGCTCATGGCGCGCTATCTCGGGGCAGGCGATACCGTACCGGAGGTAATACTCAAGGCGCCTGATAGTGCCTATGTGTATATCGATACGTTTTTTCAGCAAACAGGCGCCCGGTCACCGGTATTTGCCATGAATCCTTTCTCCAGTAAGGGAACGGGTTTTAAGCGATGGCCGATAGAGCGGTATTCACGATTAATCGTGAGGGTAAAGGATTATATGGGCGCACAGACATTGATTCTCTGGGGTCCGGGAGAGAAAGAAGAAGCGGAACGGCTTAAGGCGATGGCCGGAGAGAGTGCCTTTTTGGCTTGCCCCACAAATATCCCCCAGCTTTACGCGCTGCTCGAAAAGGTCGATATGTATGTAGGCGGCGATACCGGTGTCATGCACCTTGCTTCCGCAGCACAGACACCGGTGGTGGCGATCTTCGGACCGACAGATGTTAAGGTAAACGCACCTTATGGGCTGAACAATATTAT
- a CDS encoding radical SAM protein: HLLNINEKLGYPLDLERIKKDILSIGPDIIGFSVLTNQYKYALEIARSIKEYLNVPIIFGGIHPTMDPAGTLSEDCIDYICVGEGEEAFLELMQQGNPKGVKNIGYKEKGRPVVEPLRPYTDITKLPFKDYEIFDFQRMIDAKDGWVGLTASRGCPFRCTYCLNHKIMGLYKDHGHPPRQYLRRHTVDEMIYEIEYLISHYKGIRMFIFDDDIFTFDKKWLREFTERYKTITDISFVCNAHARVFDEETARNLKEAGCRIVKFGLESGSNRIRRDVLHRYMSNKDIEHAFDVAHRVGLHTSAFVMVGMPHETRTDIMETVELLARIQPGRFRWSLFFPFVGTKAYGIAEQSGQIDFEKMLHLDNFTDETCMVLGNDVDLLVDKVKTMFCTFVNGYANIDKRYTELVRLVEEANEKTWQQEKDRFLKNEDEINKEADRKGKTHYAVKYNPFMGVRSDWKDDNIPT; this comes from the coding sequence CACCTTCTCAATATCAACGAAAAGCTGGGCTATCCCCTTGACCTTGAAAGGATAAAAAAGGACATCCTTTCAATAGGACCTGACATAATAGGCTTTTCGGTTCTCACAAACCAATACAAGTATGCCCTTGAGATAGCCCGCAGCATAAAGGAATATCTCAATGTCCCTATCATCTTCGGCGGGATCCACCCTACCATGGATCCTGCGGGGACCCTGTCAGAGGACTGCATAGACTATATATGCGTTGGTGAAGGAGAAGAGGCCTTCCTGGAACTCATGCAGCAGGGTAATCCAAAGGGGGTAAAGAACATAGGCTATAAGGAAAAAGGCAGACCGGTTGTAGAACCCCTCCGGCCCTATACGGACATTACTAAACTTCCTTTTAAGGATTATGAGATCTTCGACTTCCAGCGCATGATCGATGCCAAGGATGGCTGGGTTGGCCTGACAGCATCCAGGGGATGTCCCTTCAGGTGCACCTATTGTCTCAATCACAAGATCATGGGGCTTTACAAGGACCACGGGCATCCCCCGAGACAGTATCTGCGCCGGCATACCGTCGATGAAATGATATACGAGATTGAATATCTTATCAGTCATTATAAAGGGATCAGGATGTTTATCTTTGACGATGATATCTTCACCTTCGACAAAAAGTGGCTTCGTGAGTTTACCGAACGCTATAAAACAATCACCGACATAAGCTTCGTCTGTAATGCCCACGCAAGGGTCTTTGATGAGGAAACGGCGAGGAACCTCAAAGAGGCCGGATGCAGGATCGTAAAGTTTGGTCTTGAAAGCGGCAGCAACAGGATACGGAGGGACGTGTTGCACCGGTACATGTCGAATAAAGATATCGAGCATGCCTTTGATGTGGCGCACAGGGTCGGACTCCACACCTCGGCCTTTGTTATGGTAGGAATGCCGCATGAAACACGGACGGACATCATGGAGACAGTGGAGCTCCTCGCCAGGATCCAACCGGGCAGATTCCGCTGGTCATTGTTCTTTCCCTTTGTCGGCACGAAGGCATACGGTATTGCCGAGCAGTCGGGGCAGATAGATTTTGAAAAGATGCTTCATCTCGATAATTTTACCGATGAGACCTGCATGGTTCTTGGGAATGACGTGGACCTTCTCGTTGACAAAGTAAAAACGATGTTCTGTACATTTGTGAACGGCTATGCGAATATAGACAAGAGATATACGGAACTGGTAAGGCTTGTCGAAGAGGCGAACGAGAAGACCTGGCAGCAGGAAAAGGATCGTTTCCTGAAAAACGAGGATGAGATCAACAAAGAGGCAGACAGAAAAGGCAAGACTCATTATGCGGTTAAATACAATCCCTTCATGGGCGTGAGAAGTGACTGGAAGGACGATAATATACCTACCTAA
- a CDS encoding thioesterase family protein has translation MHARDRESGFVDVPVRVRYADTDKMGIVYYGNYPIFFEMGRSEYMREKGFTYREFEDMGYYLVVVGMEVKYYNTAAYDDLLIVKTRISELKSRGLTFHYIIYHDGNLIVEGKTRHVCLNTNKKPVLIPQYLFNVLRDVDAR, from the coding sequence ATGCATGCACGTGATCGCGAATCAGGATTTGTCGATGTGCCGGTAAGGGTGCGATATGCCGACACCGACAAGATGGGCATCGTCTATTATGGAAATTATCCGATCTTCTTCGAGATGGGAAGAAGTGAATATATGAGAGAGAAAGGCTTCACCTACAGGGAATTCGAGGACATGGGTTACTACCTTGTTGTGGTCGGCATGGAAGTGAAGTATTACAATACCGCCGCTTACGATGACCTCCTTATCGTGAAAACGAGAATATCGGAGTTGAAATCAAGGGGGCTTACGTTCCATTACATCATATACCATGACGGGAACCTCATTGTTGAAGGTAAAACAAGGCACGTTTGTCTCAATACAAACAAAAAACCTGTTCTTATCCCCCAGTATCTTTTCAATGTCCTGAGAGATGTCGACGCCAGGTAA
- a CDS encoding sigma-70 family RNA polymerase sigma factor translates to MMDFEGVVRRLSPTLKRITKKLNGHHSFFDDDDLYQEALFHLWIAHNKGSIDDKTDSYILQGCYYHLKNYLRKVREHGIFFSLSNPVGEEGICIEDFLISENIKTLDYIEGKLEVESLEEKCLSNRECEVLSCFLEGMSMREIGSRLGISHVMVLKIKNKIRDKYIGFHQHTAN, encoded by the coding sequence ATGATGGACTTTGAAGGTGTTGTCAGGAGATTATCGCCCACATTGAAGAGGATCACAAAAAAACTGAATGGACACCATTCCTTTTTTGACGATGACGACCTCTACCAGGAGGCCCTGTTCCATCTCTGGATCGCTCATAACAAAGGTTCCATCGATGACAAGACAGACAGCTATATCCTCCAGGGATGTTATTATCATTTAAAGAATTATCTCAGGAAGGTCAGGGAGCATGGTATTTTCTTCAGCCTGAGCAATCCTGTCGGGGAAGAAGGCATATGTATTGAAGATTTCCTCATATCTGAAAACATCAAAACCCTGGACTATATCGAAGGCAAGTTAGAAGTAGAGTCGCTGGAAGAAAAATGTCTCTCGAACCGGGAGTGTGAAGTCCTGTCTTGTTTTTTGGAAGGGATGTCGATGCGGGAAATAGGAAGCAGACTTGGCATATCGCACGTTATGGTATTAAAGATCAAAAACAAGATCAGGGATAAATACATAGGGTTTCATCAACATACCGCAAATTAA
- the waaF gene encoding lipopolysaccharide heptosyltransferase II, with protein sequence MAVPFLHALRAYVYGEVWAVGKSSAIHIYNGLNLFDRFITVDDKGIIPFLDTVSILKKVKFKRGIVLPHSFRSALLFYTLLLRERIGYARNKRGFMLNRKVREGNETEPTVEHYLRIIDILGGKRSLDAPILLVTEDEEQKFDKKFTDVSKPYAVFVAGAQYGPSKCWPAYYFSELADMIVKQYGMKVYILPGKGEEEVANTVLAGVTEKNRVEVKLMNVRELKVCISRASFVVSNDTGPRHLSAALSRPTIVLLGPMDDRYTSYPSSWTHPLWKDVPCRPCNKKHCDREHECLVQITPKEVFAKVEEIIEKRT encoded by the coding sequence ATGGCTGTGCCATTTCTCCATGCGCTGAGGGCCTATGTCTACGGAGAGGTATGGGCCGTAGGAAAAAGCAGTGCGATCCATATCTATAACGGCCTCAATCTTTTCGATAGATTCATCACCGTTGACGACAAGGGCATTATCCCGTTTCTTGATACGGTGAGTATTTTAAAGAAGGTTAAATTCAAGAGGGGGATAGTCCTCCCCCATTCTTTCCGCTCAGCCCTGCTTTTTTATACACTGCTTTTGCGCGAGAGGATCGGTTATGCCCGCAACAAACGGGGGTTCATGCTTAACAGGAAGGTTCGGGAAGGGAACGAAACCGAACCCACCGTCGAGCATTACCTCAGGATCATCGATATCCTTGGCGGGAAAAGGTCCCTTGATGCCCCTATCCTCCTGGTTACCGAGGATGAGGAACAGAAATTCGACAAGAAGTTTACTGATGTCAGCAAACCCTATGCGGTCTTTGTTGCGGGCGCCCAGTATGGTCCGTCAAAGTGCTGGCCGGCCTATTATTTTTCTGAGCTTGCCGATATGATTGTGAAACAGTATGGCATGAAGGTATACATACTGCCCGGAAAGGGTGAGGAAGAGGTAGCCAATACGGTCCTTGCCGGCGTTACAGAGAAAAACCGCGTAGAAGTGAAATTGATGAACGTGAGGGAGCTGAAGGTATGCATCTCAAGGGCATCCTTTGTCGTGAGCAACGATACGGGGCCCCGTCACCTCTCTGCCGCACTCTCAAGACCGACTATCGTTCTTCTGGGACCCATGGATGACCGCTACACAAGTTATCCGAGTTCATGGACCCATCCATTATGGAAGGATGTCCCCTGCAGGCCCTGTAACAAAAAACACTGTGACAGGGAGCATGAATGTCTTGTACAGATAACACCAAAGGAAGTCTTTGCAAAGGTGGAGGAGATCATTGAAAAGAGAACATAG